The DNA region TTGCGCAGCATCTCAATGGATTTCAAGAAAAGAGCGACTTTAGATGTATGCTTGGTTTATTTCTTCAATTTTAAAAAGGAAAAGATTTTTATGAAATTCTATAAAGCTTTAATTTTATTTGCTTTATTTTTTACCTCTCTTTCTTCGGAGATTCTTGAGGTAAAAGTAGGGATTGATGGGATGGTTTGTACTGCATGTATTTCAACGATTAAACGAGCTCTTTTGGATAAACTTTCTGAGTTGAAAAAAGTTAAGAAAATTGATTTAAAGACGGGGACCGTTGAGCTCACTCTTAAGAAGGGTAATAAGCTCTCACGATCTCAATTACAAGAAAAACTTAATGTAGCGATAGGAAAATCGACCTACAAATTTCGAGATCTTGAAATTGAAAAAAGATCGGATGATGTTGAAGAAAGTAAGGGTGATGAAGGTCAAGATAATGATGAAGACGGCGGTGAGGAGTAAAGCATTCTTATATTAAAAATAAATATTTAACAAAATTTTAAAAGTTTGATCGTATTATGATAATAAAAAATATGAGTAAAAAAATATTACATGCTTTAACGTTTACGTTTCTGGTCTGGACATCATTATTGCAAGCTAATGGTGGAGGTTTACATGTTAATAAGCCTCGAAATAAACATGACATTATGTTGTTTTCTTTG from Candidatus Dependentiae bacterium includes:
- a CDS encoding heavy-metal-associated domain-containing protein codes for the protein MKFYKALILFALFFTSLSSEILEVKVGIDGMVCTACISTIKRALLDKLSELKKVKKIDLKTGTVELTLKKGNKLSRSQLQEKLNVAIGKSTYKFRDLEIEKRSDDVEESKGDEGQDNDEDGGEE